AAAATAATATAATAGATGTAATTCATAATGATAATCATGAAATATATGATTGTGGAAATATTTTTGTTCCTAAAGTAGATGAAAACACTAAATTCTCTTATAATAGCAGAATGAAATATTTAAAACCTATTATAGATGTAAATACAAATCTTGCTCATGAAGTATACAGCTCTTTTACTTCTGGAAGCTTTCCTTTTATAATTGGAGGAGATCATTCTTTAGGACTTGGAAGCATTTCTGGTGCTAGTAAATACTACAAAAATCTTGCAGTAATATGGGTGGATGCTCATGGAGATATAAACACTGATGAGACTTCCATTTCTGGTAATGTACATGGAATGCCTTTAGCCGCTGCCATGGGAATAGGTCCACAATCTCTAACAGATTTATACTTTAAAGGTATAAAGGTAAAATATAAAAATGTATTTATAGTTGGAGCACGATCACTGGATTCAGGAGAATTTAGCCTAGTTCAAGAAAAGGGCTTAAATGTATATTCTATGGAAAATATAAAAAATATGGGTATAGAATCTATTCTGAAAGAAATTCATCACAAACTTATGGAAAATGGAATAGAGGCAGTACATTTAAGTTTTGACATAGATTGTCTTGATCCATCTATAGTTCCTGGCACTGGAACTCCAGTTACAGATGGTATGTCTGTAGAAGATGCAAAATTTTTGCTAAAATACCTCATGAATACGAAGCTTATAAAATCTATGGATATGGTTGAACTAAACACTTTATTAGACAGAAATGATTCTACGACTAAATTAGTTATTGATTTGGTTGATTGGACTTTCAAATATATAAATTAAAAAGCCGTCTCACAATGTATATATATGCATTGTGAGACGGCCTCTTCATATAAATATTATATGCTCTTCAAAATCAATTTTCAAAATATATATTATCAATTAACAATAACTTTTTATACATCAGATAAAAGAGATGATAACTTTTTATTATAAAAAATATATTCTAGATGCAGAGCTCTTGTAAGTACAACATATAATATCTTTTTATCAAATTCACTGTCATTGTAATTTCCTTCATCACAATTATATATAACACTACAATCAAATTCTAATCCCTTAGTCATATAAGATGGAATAATTATCTTTTCTAAATTTACATTCTTATCCGTATCCTTTATTATATTCCAATTATAATTGCTGTATTTTTTCAAAAATCCTTTTATCTTTTTGCATTCTTCATAGGTTTTTCCTATTACAGCCACATTGCTTTTACCAATTTTTTCACAATGATTTACTATTTCATCTAAATTACAAGCAAAATCCTTGTTATTTTGGAATTCTTTGATTTCAGGTTTAGCTCCATGTCTTAGCACAGGTTTTGCAGGTTTAAGACTATTTTTCTGCTTAATTAATACTTTATTGGCAAAATCTATAATTTCTACTGTAGAACGATAACTTTGAGTTAACTGCACATAGTTCCCTTCATTGTTAAATACTTCTTTAATAAACTTTTCCCAATCATTTACACCTTTGTAATAATAAATTCCCTGACCAATATCCCCTACTATAGTATAGGAATTATTTTTTGCCATATCTTTAATTATATAGTATTGAAAAGGACTATAATCCTGTGCTTCATCTATAACAATATGTTTAAATCTAAATTTTTCTTCCACACCCTCAATTCTAAATTTCAAATAAATCATAGAGGATAAATCATCACTATCCACGATACCCTTCTCTAG
This genomic window from Clostridium pasteurianum DSM 525 = ATCC 6013 contains:
- the rocF gene encoding arginase, producing MIVNMIGVPLFYGSDKKGVDCAPNKLRENNIIDVIHNDNHEIYDCGNIFVPKVDENTKFSYNSRMKYLKPIIDVNTNLAHEVYSSFTSGSFPFIIGGDHSLGLGSISGASKYYKNLAVIWVDAHGDINTDETSISGNVHGMPLAAAMGIGPQSLTDLYFKGIKVKYKNVFIVGARSLDSGEFSLVQEKGLNVYSMENIKNMGIESILKEIHHKLMENGIEAVHLSFDIDCLDPSIVPGTGTPVTDGMSVEDAKFLLKYLMNTKLIKSMDMVELNTLLDRNDSTTKLVIDLVDWTFKYIN